The proteins below come from a single Candidatus Bathyarchaeota archaeon genomic window:
- the rpiA gene encoding ribose-5-phosphate isomerase RpiA, which produces MKANPELIAEQKKKAALEAVKHVQDNSIVGLGSGTTVAFAIEALGQRIKNENLHIFGIPSSAQAFQLAVQHCVPVTTLDEHPIINVTIDGADQVTPELALIKGMGAALLREKIVAAASKQNIIIVDETKKVKVLGENNQGVPVEVLPFALALVKRKIMDWGGVPVVREGKGKLGPIITDNGNIIIDAVFGEIKDSALLERELNMIPGVIENGLFNGLTDIVYVASSSCVDKITKK; this is translated from the coding sequence TTGAAAGCTAACCCTGAATTAATTGCGGAACAAAAAAAGAAAGCCGCACTAGAAGCAGTCAAACATGTCCAAGACAATTCTATTGTAGGTTTAGGCAGCGGAACCACAGTAGCGTTTGCCATTGAAGCGTTAGGACAACGCATCAAAAACGAGAACCTACACATTTTCGGCATACCCTCATCCGCACAAGCCTTCCAACTGGCAGTACAACATTGCGTTCCAGTAACCACGCTGGATGAGCACCCCATAATCAACGTAACTATTGACGGCGCAGACCAAGTCACACCCGAACTTGCCTTGATTAAGGGCATGGGCGCAGCACTTCTGCGAGAAAAAATCGTGGCTGCCGCAAGCAAACAAAACATCATCATTGTGGATGAAACAAAAAAAGTCAAAGTTTTAGGCGAAAACAACCAAGGCGTACCCGTTGAGGTTTTGCCGTTTGCTCTTGCATTGGTGAAACGCAAAATTATGGACTGGGGCGGTGTCCCCGTAGTCCGAGAGGGCAAAGGCAAACTGGGACCGATCATCACTGATAACGGCAATATCATAATTGATGCTGTATTTGGGGAAATCAAGGATTCAGCATTGCTGGAACGGGAATTGAACATGATTCCAGGCGTAATTGAGAACGGCTTGTTTAACGGCTTAACCGATATTGTCTATGTCGCAAGCAGTAGCTGTGTTGATAAAATCACCAAAAAATAA